One segment of Bacteroides caecimuris DNA contains the following:
- a CDS encoding zinc-dependent metalloprotease has translation MKKLFLWLIPILLIIGSANEANARSKKKKGKAKTEQQTDSVQKKKKSVYDKLFKDKKKHTVNKGTITVHQYEDKIYLELPVELMGRDFLVNSAITTASDISLAGTKAAQSRYLIIDKTDSLILFRDPKYNVRLNEQDDNQEAAFALSRSNAIYKAFPIEGYTSDSTAVVFNATSYFSCSNKDVLNLSGRSYGGMLTIVSASPQSKTSFVDSADAFDNCISITQNCTAKLSISIMGFVSKEQPELTMSVQTTLALLSKENMNTREANPRVGTGYISYTDYRNEKRFKKGYYVTRRNITTQQPVVFYIDTLIQDSWVKAIQKSADEWNIIFEDLGIGKPIIIKPYEKDSTFRANNPMINTIAFLNNNNSEVTAYNITDLRTGEILSSKIGVPRDLAVSVRRNGVYQMAEIDPRFRTYYIADKVICENLTARMLKAFGLSLGLATNLAGSAAYSPEELRSPEFTQKYGITASVMDNVLYNYLAQPGDKEKGVALIVNKPGVCDAFTLKYLYAATSENESDTLKKWAMEHDGDPRYFYGKRSPAYATDPRCQNHDLGNDPIASLDAQIAHVKYVVKNSPAWFHDDNIPNDYRELFPDFVIIELINKTLSPVSSYIGGIYINEANEKSNVPSYQPVSADMQRKVVQKILSTFYDLSWLDSNKDFLRLGGVNPDMSTWIYNNGYPMMSLMFRLMRMGLSVEKSTKSYTQEAYLNDIEKQLFKETLNGKPLSAPMIAQLSVYISSLKGMCPTLKAIDKAISTRAASIALNEQTNHKLQELGLLTTLAPISATEKQSGMEPMTSVNFYSGTDIEAICYDKLKSARRYLIQARSLASNDIERGKCDYLIAMIDRVI, from the coding sequence ATGAAAAAATTATTTTTATGGTTAATACCAATTTTGTTGATTATCGGATCAGCAAATGAAGCCAATGCCCGCTCCAAAAAGAAAAAAGGAAAAGCAAAAACCGAACAACAGACTGACAGTGTTCAAAAGAAAAAAAAGAGTGTCTACGACAAGCTTTTCAAAGATAAGAAGAAACATACAGTCAATAAAGGGACAATCACAGTTCATCAGTACGAGGATAAGATTTATCTGGAACTACCGGTTGAATTAATGGGACGGGATTTTTTAGTAAACTCTGCCATCACTACTGCAAGTGACATTTCACTGGCAGGCACAAAAGCTGCTCAAAGCAGGTATCTGATTATTGATAAAACCGATTCATTAATATTATTCCGAGATCCGAAATACAATGTTCGTCTCAACGAACAAGATGATAATCAAGAAGCGGCTTTTGCATTATCTCGTAGTAATGCTATTTACAAAGCATTTCCAATTGAAGGATACACCAGCGATTCAACGGCTGTTGTATTTAATGCCACTTCCTATTTCTCTTGTTCCAATAAAGATGTACTCAATCTTAGCGGACGCAGCTATGGAGGTATGCTCACAATTGTAAGCGCTTCCCCTCAAAGCAAAACATCTTTTGTAGACTCTGCAGACGCATTCGACAATTGTATCAGTATCACCCAAAACTGTACCGCAAAGTTGAGCATCAGCATCATGGGATTCGTCTCCAAAGAACAACCGGAATTAACCATGTCGGTGCAAACAACCCTGGCCCTACTGTCGAAAGAAAATATGAACACCCGCGAAGCCAATCCACGTGTAGGGACAGGTTATATCTCATACACAGACTATCGTAATGAAAAACGTTTCAAGAAAGGATATTATGTAACACGGCGTAATATAACGACGCAACAACCTGTTGTCTTCTACATCGACACTCTGATTCAAGATAGCTGGGTAAAAGCCATCCAAAAAAGTGCAGATGAATGGAATATAATATTTGAAGACTTAGGAATAGGAAAACCAATCATTATAAAACCGTATGAGAAAGATTCAACTTTCCGTGCTAATAACCCAATGATAAATACGATTGCTTTCCTAAATAACAATAATTCGGAAGTCACCGCATACAATATCACTGACTTACGCACTGGAGAAATCTTAAGTAGCAAGATAGGAGTACCACGCGACCTTGCCGTCAGCGTACGTCGCAATGGAGTATACCAAATGGCAGAGATTGATCCGCGCTTCCGGACTTATTACATTGCCGACAAGGTGATCTGTGAGAATCTGACAGCACGTATGCTAAAAGCATTTGGTCTTAGTCTGGGATTGGCAACTAATTTAGCTGGTTCTGCAGCATATTCTCCTGAAGAACTGCGTTCACCCGAATTTACTCAAAAATATGGTATCACAGCTTCAGTCATGGACAACGTACTATATAATTATCTGGCACAGCCCGGTGATAAAGAAAAAGGAGTGGCATTAATTGTCAATAAACCGGGTGTATGCGACGCATTTACGCTTAAATATCTGTATGCCGCCACCAGTGAAAATGAATCAGACACCTTGAAGAAATGGGCTATGGAACACGATGGAGATCCACGCTACTTCTATGGAAAGCGTTCACCAGCTTATGCTACAGACCCGCGTTGTCAGAACCATGATTTAGGTAATGATCCGATAGCCTCTTTAGATGCACAAATCGCTCATGTGAAATATGTAGTTAAAAATAGTCCTGCCTGGTTTCACGATGATAATATCCCCAATGATTATCGGGAGCTATTTCCTGATTTTGTGATTATTGAATTAATCAATAAAACACTGTCACCTGTATCTTCTTATATCGGAGGCATTTATATCAATGAAGCCAACGAAAAAAGCAATGTACCTTCCTATCAACCGGTATCGGCAGATATGCAAAGGAAAGTCGTACAAAAGATACTCAGCACCTTCTATGATTTAAGTTGGCTAGACTCTAATAAAGATTTTTTGCGTTTAGGTGGTGTCAATCCTGATATGTCAACATGGATTTACAATAACGGGTATCCGATGATGTCTTTAATGTTTCGTTTGATGCGTATGGGACTGAGCGTAGAGAAATCAACTAAATCATATACCCAGGAAGCATATTTGAATGATATAGAGAAACAATTATTCAAAGAAACTTTAAATGGGAAACCTTTAAGTGCTCCAATGATTGCACAACTGTCTGTATATATCAGTTCTTTGAAAGGAATGTGTCCGACATTAAAAGCTATTGATAAGGCTATATCAACAAGAGCGGCTTCTATTGCTCTCAACGAGCAAACTAATCATAAGTTACAAGAATTAGGATTACTGACAACTTTAGCCCCTATATCTGCAACAGAAAAACAATCTGGTATGGAACCTATGACTTCTGTTAATTTTTACTCCGGTACAGATATCGAAGCCATTTGCTATGATAAGTTGAAAAGTGCACGCCGCTATTTGATACAAGCTCGTTCTTTGGCTAGTAATGATATTGAACGTGGAAAATGCGATTATTTGATAGCAATGATTGACAGGGTAATCTGA
- a CDS encoding outer membrane beta-barrel protein encodes MKKATIYISLLFIALTMNAQDKTNELSGFIIHKQENGSNGSLDGANIFLIYAKDTLKTTSINGVFRFKPIKTGKAKLIITAIGCRKIEKELDIIAGKNPNLYIEILDESIQLEEVTIKGRIPIVTQNGDTLIFNPKAVNVQEGDVAMNIVEQLPGTETDDHSVKIMGKQVTKTYIDGKLIFGSDPMAALKNLSATDVLKIKAYDEYENTKTKKLMYRGDLTRVLNIETKSKLISSWKAHLLASAGSNLDSTNDKGKFRKGLGFTANFFSEKFLLTSNVFHNNINRKSNNIKDVLSISDPGSTYNETTYADLATERSWDTENGTYGTFRAFYTFGYNRDNTNTRSEQHYFPDNNYQQRLYEEQNSNSDKKQNHYSEFSFSNSNDKWGEFRWNQLITYNNNKDWQSLYIYNEENNLQTSKSLMHYDNLNKNFHVKEDVSYVNSITDRIGYTLESSVDINKGKDHSLRIDTLESSTTQTYLTIPSKLRNTEWNGNAQLIYILNPKNDTQISLDYSVKYENGWKHQFAWNMLSPTNPQTDEANTYSYKVNNLTQKQEVSFHFFPFKNTSCDISAGLKETTLKRKEKEMDNYRKTFISPAVAISFVHTDITNSWSAAYRLHNFVPNIVQLRPQIDNSNPYTLRSGNPNLKQSYLHSFLFNCNRMLGKHNHTIGVIINASIRQHSPVAKTTYYNAETYLPELQYTAPAHSSLISFENVKGYWGIKGKLIWQAPIRNIKSKYALSTGFNYEHNPYYIGENKTTTRTYDPSLEHFLLCNLTKRLKITISANTHYVHSINTENYTSKTFYQTAGATFDISQICKYFYLSSHYNFIFSHDYGINKEINRNHTLHLNIGCKVLNRKGDISITAYDLLNSHRTFNSQMYSNYIQNTWSNYYGRFFTINFTYRFGKVKSSYEGITNDGSIREYRPMSGKI; translated from the coding sequence ATGAAAAAAGCGACAATTTATATTTCATTATTATTCATAGCCTTGACCATGAATGCTCAAGATAAAACAAATGAGCTATCGGGATTTATTATACACAAACAAGAAAATGGATCTAATGGTTCATTAGACGGTGCCAATATCTTTTTGATCTATGCAAAAGACACACTGAAAACAACAAGCATAAATGGAGTATTCCGTTTCAAACCCATAAAAACAGGAAAAGCAAAACTCATTATCACTGCAATAGGGTGTCGGAAAATCGAAAAAGAATTAGATATAATAGCCGGAAAGAATCCTAATCTTTACATAGAGATTTTGGACGAATCCATCCAACTAGAAGAAGTCACCATCAAGGGCAGAATCCCCATTGTGACCCAGAATGGAGACACGCTAATATTCAACCCGAAGGCAGTCAACGTACAAGAAGGAGATGTCGCTATGAATATAGTCGAGCAACTTCCCGGAACAGAGACTGACGACCATTCCGTGAAAATCATGGGAAAACAAGTAACCAAAACTTATATAGACGGCAAACTAATATTCGGAAGTGACCCAATGGCAGCACTAAAGAATCTTTCTGCAACAGATGTATTAAAAATCAAGGCTTATGATGAATATGAAAATACGAAAACAAAAAAACTAATGTACAGAGGAGATCTCACCAGAGTGCTCAACATAGAAACTAAAAGCAAACTCATCAGTTCATGGAAGGCACATCTATTGGCTAGTGCAGGCAGCAACCTAGATTCAACGAACGACAAAGGAAAGTTCCGTAAAGGACTCGGATTCACAGCAAACTTTTTCTCCGAGAAATTTTTACTCACAAGTAATGTGTTTCACAATAATATCAACCGGAAATCAAATAATATCAAAGATGTTCTTTCTATTTCCGATCCGGGTAGTACATACAACGAAACGACTTATGCAGATCTGGCTACGGAACGCTCATGGGACACAGAAAATGGAACATACGGTACATTCAGAGCATTTTACACTTTCGGATATAATCGCGATAATACAAATACACGATCCGAACAACATTATTTTCCTGACAACAATTATCAGCAGCGCCTTTATGAAGAACAAAATAGCAACAGCGATAAAAAACAAAATCACTATTCCGAATTTTCTTTCTCCAATTCAAATGACAAATGGGGAGAATTCCGTTGGAACCAGCTTATAACATATAACAACAACAAAGATTGGCAATCGCTTTACATCTATAATGAAGAAAACAATCTTCAAACATCGAAAAGCCTGATGCATTACGATAATCTAAATAAGAATTTTCATGTGAAGGAAGATGTCAGTTATGTCAACAGTATTACCGACAGAATCGGATATACATTAGAAAGTTCAGTAGATATAAATAAAGGCAAAGATCATTCATTACGGATAGACACATTAGAAAGTTCGACAACACAAACTTATCTGACTATTCCATCAAAACTCCGCAATACGGAGTGGAACGGCAATGCGCAACTAATATATATACTGAATCCAAAAAATGACACCCAAATATCTCTTGACTATTCCGTTAAATACGAAAACGGATGGAAACACCAATTCGCCTGGAATATGTTGAGCCCCACAAATCCACAAACAGACGAAGCCAATACATATAGTTATAAAGTAAATAACCTGACACAAAAACAGGAAGTTTCATTTCACTTTTTTCCCTTTAAAAACACAAGTTGTGACATTTCAGCCGGACTGAAGGAAACTACACTTAAGCGGAAAGAAAAAGAAATGGACAACTACCGTAAAACATTCATCTCTCCAGCAGTAGCAATATCTTTTGTGCATACAGATATAACAAATTCATGGAGTGCCGCTTACAGACTGCATAATTTTGTACCAAACATAGTGCAGTTACGCCCACAAATAGATAATAGCAATCCTTACACGCTGCGCAGTGGCAATCCCAACTTAAAACAATCATATCTACATTCGTTCCTCTTCAATTGCAATCGTATGTTAGGAAAACATAACCACACCATAGGTGTTATTATCAATGCCTCCATCCGCCAACACTCTCCTGTTGCAAAGACAACCTATTACAATGCCGAAACTTATCTACCGGAATTGCAATACACAGCACCTGCACACAGTTCTCTAATTAGTTTTGAAAACGTAAAAGGGTATTGGGGCATAAAAGGCAAACTGATATGGCAGGCTCCTATACGTAATATAAAATCCAAATATGCCTTATCTACCGGATTCAACTACGAACATAACCCATATTATATAGGAGAAAATAAGACTACAACACGTACCTATGATCCATCGCTCGAACATTTTCTACTCTGTAATCTAACTAAAAGATTAAAAATAACAATCAGTGCCAATACCCATTATGTACATAGTATCAATACTGAAAATTATACAAGTAAAACATTCTATCAAACGGCAGGAGCAACATTTGATATAAGCCAAATATGTAAATACTTCTATCTAAGTAGTCATTATAATTTCATTTTCAGCCATGATTATGGAATCAATAAAGAGATTAACCGCAATCACACCCTACACTTGAACATAGGCTGTAAAGTGTTAAATCGCAAAGGAGATATTAGTATTACCGCATATGATCTACTAAATAGTCATCGGACTTTCAACAGCCAAATGTATTCCAACTACATTCAAAACACGTGGTCAAATTATTATGGACGGTTTTTCACCATAAATTTTACTTATCGGTTTGGTAAAGTGAAATCGAGCTACGAAGGTATTACAAACGACGGAAGCATACGCGAATATAGGCCGATGTCCGGCAAAATATGA
- the bglX gene encoding beta-glucosidase BglX — MKRLTIITLFSASLALVSCSQKTADERFIDNLMSQMTLNEKLGQLNLPVGGDIVSGTVKGTELDSLILSGKIGGFFNIKGVEEISRLQHLAVEQGPHGIPLLVGADVVHGYETIFPIPLALSCSWDSTAVEQMARISAIEATADGVNWNYSPMVDICRDPRWGRIAEGSGEDPYLGSVMARAYIRGYQGDDMTNDSTLMACVKHFALYGAAEGGRDYNAVDMSRENMFNYYLPPFHAAIKQGVGSLMTSFNLINGQHATSSGWLVNDVLRSDWAFNGLVVTDYGSVPEVATMGCASENDAAVVTIKAGTDMDMVSGLFVNTLEDALHRGAITEKMIDDACRRVLRAKQQLGLFDNPYKYCNRERVKNDIFNTAHREVAQQIATETFVLLKNQDELLPLKQKGKIALIGPLADAGNNMCGCWSMLCNDQLHKSLLQAMQETVDGSAEILYAQGCNIYYDETVQQNAMGLRPIGRGDDSRLHREALEVAAKADVIVAAMGECADMSGESASRADITIPDTQRDLLRKLVATGKSVVLLLFTGRPLVLDWESDHIPAILNVWFGGSEAGEAIADVIFGKKNPSGKLTVTFPRAVGQIPVYYNHLMSSHPDPQDGVFNRYCSNYIDISNEPLYPFGYGLSYTTFKYGAVEMEGNEVCVNITNTGTVEGTEIAQLYIRDKVAQIARPVKELKAYQRITLKPGETQQITFSITPDILGYYNANSDYVCDSGIFEIMVGPDSRMLQTLEYVFNQ; from the coding sequence ATGAAACGACTAACCATTATTACTCTATTCAGTGCAAGTCTTGCACTTGTGTCTTGTTCTCAAAAAACAGCCGACGAACGATTCATTGACAATTTAATGTCTCAAATGACTCTTAACGAGAAATTAGGGCAACTCAATCTACCGGTGGGCGGTGATATTGTTTCGGGAACAGTAAAAGGAACTGAATTAGACAGCCTAATCCTTTCGGGGAAAATAGGTGGATTCTTCAATATAAAAGGGGTAGAAGAAATTTCCCGTCTTCAACATCTTGCTGTCGAACAAGGACCACATGGAATTCCGCTACTGGTTGGTGCCGATGTAGTGCACGGCTATGAAACAATCTTTCCGATACCATTGGCGCTATCTTGTTCGTGGGATAGCACCGCAGTGGAGCAAATGGCCAGGATATCAGCCATTGAAGCAACCGCTGACGGAGTAAATTGGAATTACAGCCCTATGGTCGACATTTGCCGTGACCCACGTTGGGGGCGTATTGCCGAAGGTTCAGGAGAAGACCCTTATCTGGGTAGCGTAATGGCACGTGCCTATATTCGGGGATACCAAGGGGATGATATGACAAACGACTCTACTCTAATGGCTTGTGTCAAGCATTTTGCCTTGTACGGAGCTGCTGAAGGTGGGCGTGACTATAACGCAGTAGATATGAGTCGTGAAAATATGTTCAACTACTATCTGCCACCTTTCCATGCAGCCATTAAACAAGGTGTTGGCAGCCTTATGACATCATTCAACCTTATTAACGGCCAGCATGCCACATCATCGGGATGGCTTGTTAATGATGTACTGCGTAGCGATTGGGCATTCAACGGGCTTGTTGTCACTGATTACGGTTCAGTGCCTGAGGTAGCGACAATGGGGTGTGCATCTGAAAATGATGCAGCAGTCGTAACTATTAAGGCCGGTACTGATATGGATATGGTGTCGGGGCTATTTGTCAATACGCTTGAAGATGCTCTCCACCGTGGTGCAATCACCGAAAAAATGATTGATGACGCATGCCGCCGGGTACTGCGGGCCAAGCAACAACTCGGATTATTCGACAATCCGTATAAATATTGCAATAGAGAGAGAGTGAAAAATGATATTTTCAACACAGCCCACCGTGAGGTTGCACAACAAATTGCAACAGAAACATTTGTATTATTGAAAAATCAGGATGAGCTTTTACCTCTCAAACAAAAAGGTAAAATTGCACTAATTGGTCCATTGGCTGATGCCGGAAATAATATGTGCGGATGCTGGAGTATGTTGTGTAACGACCAATTGCATAAATCACTTCTCCAAGCCATGCAGGAGACCGTGGACGGTTCGGCCGAAATCCTATATGCCCAAGGTTGCAATATCTATTATGATGAAACCGTTCAGCAGAATGCCATGGGATTACGACCGATAGGACGTGGAGATGACAGCCGGCTACATCGCGAAGCACTTGAAGTAGCAGCCAAAGCTGATGTTATTGTCGCAGCAATGGGCGAATGTGCAGATATGAGCGGGGAATCTGCTTCGCGTGCAGATATAACCATACCAGACACTCAGCGTGACTTGTTGCGCAAGCTCGTTGCTACAGGAAAATCGGTCGTTCTGCTTTTATTCACCGGTCGCCCGCTTGTTCTGGATTGGGAGAGTGACCACATACCGGCAATATTGAATGTGTGGTTTGGCGGTTCGGAGGCAGGAGAAGCTATCGCAGATGTGATTTTCGGAAAGAAGAACCCAAGCGGCAAACTGACTGTAACCTTTCCACGTGCTGTCGGACAAATCCCTGTATATTACAATCACCTTATGTCCAGTCATCCCGACCCGCAAGATGGTGTATTCAATCGTTATTGCAGCAATTATATAGATATAAGCAATGAACCGCTGTACCCATTCGGATATGGCTTAAGCTATACCACATTCAAATATGGAGCAGTAGAAATGGAGGGTAATGAAGTTTGTGTAAACATAACCAATACAGGGACAGTTGAAGGGACTGAAATTGCACAACTTTATATTCGGGATAAGGTAGCACAGATTGCCCGTCCGGTAAAAGAGCTGAAAGCTTATCAGCGCATCACACTGAAACCGGGCGAAACACAACAAATCACTTTCAGCATCACGCCTGATATACTTGGATATTATAATGCGAATTCGGATTATGTATGTGATTCCGGGATATTTGAAATAATGGTCGGTCCTGACAGTAGAATGCTTCAAACCTTAGAATATGTATTTAATCAGTAA
- a CDS encoding glycoside hydrolase family 97 protein, with amino-acid sequence MKKLKILLFLCVVACTLTVQAQKQFTLNSPDGKLQTTITVGDKLTYEICCNGRQILAPSPISMTLDNGEVWGEKAKLSGTSGKKVDQMIPSPFYRASELRDHYNELTLRFKKDWNVEFRAYNDGIAYRFVSRSKKPFNVVDETVDYRFPSDMVASVPYVKTGKDGDYDSQYFNSFENTYTTDPLSKLNKKRLMFLPLVVDAGEGVKICITESDLENYPGLYLSAAEGDNRLTGRFAPYPKKMVQGGHNRLQMLVKEHEAYIAKVDKPRNFPWRMSIVTTSDKDLAASNLSYLLAAPSRLTDLSWIKPGKVAWDWWNDWNLDGVDFVTGVNNPTYKAYIDFASANGIEYVILDEGWAVNLQADLMQVVKEINLKELVDYAATKNVGIILWAGYYAFERDMENVCRYYADMGVKGFKVDFMDRDDQLMTAFNYRAAAMCAKYKLILDLHGTHKPAGLNRTYPNVLNFEGVHGLEQMKWSPASVDQVKYDVMIPFIRQVSGPMDYTQGAMRNASKGNYYPCNTEPMSQGTRCRQLALYVVFESPFNMLCDTPSNYMREPESTGFIADVPTVWDESIVLDGKMGEYIVTARRSGNVWYIGGITNWTARDIEVDCSFLGDKTYDATLFKDGANAHRIGRDYKCESIRIKNDSKLKIHLAPGGGFALKIK; translated from the coding sequence ATGAAAAAACTGAAGATTTTATTATTCTTGTGTGTTGTCGCATGTACGCTTACGGTACAGGCGCAAAAACAATTTACTTTGAACTCTCCGGATGGAAAGCTTCAAACAACGATTACCGTAGGTGACAAGTTGACTTATGAAATCTGCTGTAACGGACGGCAGATTCTTGCTCCTTCTCCAATTTCGATGACATTGGATAACGGAGAAGTCTGGGGAGAGAAAGCAAAGTTGTCCGGCACTTCCGGGAAAAAAGTCGATCAGATGATCCCTTCTCCTTTCTATCGTGCCAGTGAATTAAGAGACCACTATAACGAGTTGACTCTTCGGTTTAAAAAAGACTGGAATGTAGAGTTTCGTGCATACAACGATGGTATTGCTTACCGCTTTGTCAGCCGTTCGAAGAAACCTTTCAATGTAGTAGATGAAACAGTAGATTATCGTTTTCCATCCGATATGGTAGCTTCCGTACCTTATGTAAAAACGGGAAAGGACGGTGATTATGACTCTCAATATTTCAATTCCTTCGAAAATACTTATACTACCGATCCATTATCGAAGCTGAATAAAAAACGTTTGATGTTTTTGCCATTAGTCGTAGATGCCGGCGAAGGCGTTAAGATTTGTATCACAGAATCCGATTTGGAGAATTATCCCGGTCTCTATTTGTCTGCTGCTGAAGGAGACAACCGATTGACGGGACGTTTCGCTCCATACCCCAAGAAGATGGTGCAAGGCGGACACAATCGGCTTCAGATGTTGGTGAAAGAGCATGAAGCTTACATTGCCAAAGTAGATAAACCCCGGAATTTCCCGTGGCGCATGAGCATTGTTACCACTTCCGATAAGGATTTGGCAGCAAGCAACTTGAGCTATTTATTGGCTGCCCCTTCCCGTCTGACGGATCTTTCATGGATCAAACCCGGCAAAGTAGCATGGGACTGGTGGAATGACTGGAATTTGGATGGTGTTGATTTTGTGACCGGAGTCAATAATCCGACTTATAAAGCCTACATTGATTTTGCTTCTGCAAACGGCATTGAGTATGTGATACTTGACGAAGGTTGGGCGGTAAATCTGCAAGCGGATTTGATGCAAGTGGTGAAAGAGATTAATCTGAAAGAATTGGTAGATTATGCAGCCACCAAAAATGTAGGCATCATTCTTTGGGCTGGTTATTATGCTTTCGAACGTGATATGGAGAACGTTTGCCGTTATTATGCCGACATGGGAGTAAAAGGTTTTAAGGTCGACTTTATGGATCGTGACGATCAGCTTATGACTGCGTTCAATTATCGGGCTGCCGCAATGTGTGCTAAATACAAACTGATCCTCGACTTGCACGGAACGCACAAACCAGCCGGTTTGAATCGTACCTATCCGAATGTGTTGAACTTTGAAGGTGTCCATGGTTTGGAACAGATGAAATGGAGTCCGGCTTCAGTGGATCAGGTGAAGTATGACGTGATGATTCCTTTCATTCGTCAGGTATCCGGTCCGATGGACTACACTCAAGGAGCGATGCGGAATGCTTCGAAAGGTAATTATTACCCTTGCAATACTGAACCGATGAGCCAAGGAACCCGTTGCCGGCAACTTGCTCTGTATGTTGTATTCGAATCTCCTTTCAATATGTTGTGTGATACGCCGAGCAACTATATGCGCGAACCGGAATCAACAGGATTTATTGCTGATGTTCCGACAGTGTGGGATGAAAGTATCGTGCTTGATGGTAAGATGGGAGAGTATATCGTGACAGCACGCCGGAGTGGAAATGTCTGGTATATAGGTGGAATTACCAATTGGACGGCACGTGACATCGAAGTGGATTGCTCTTTCCTGGGTGATAAGACGTATGACGCCACATTGTTTAAAGATGGAGCAAATGCTCACCGGATCGGGCGTGATTATAAATGTGAATCCATCCGGATAAAGAATGACAGTAAGTTGAAGATTCATTTGGCACCCGGAGGTGGTTTTGCTTTGAAGATTAAGTAA
- a CDS encoding glycoside hydrolase family 43 protein has translation MKHLLSLLIFCSSVCSIYALNIDDINIRDPFILNDGNRYYMYCTKDTLDANGCIRGGVVVYTSTNLKEWKGPSRVLTIPDSNALKGSVWAPEVHKYKGRYYLFATITSDLKWKKSTEGWPEYTFRGTQVFHSDSPYGPFVPFGKYPHTQLDYMALDGTLWVENNVPYMVYCHEWVQLHGDGTMELVELSEDLSQTIGTPMVLFNGSAPEWSDGLMISQGLPKGYITDGCYLYRTKTGRLLMIWSSFNHGNYAIGISESITGSVKGPWKHQDIPLFPDNGGHGMIFKTTDGQLCLVLHQPNNPSGAERARIFYLEDCGNTLKLKK, from the coding sequence ATGAAACATTTATTGAGTCTTTTGATTTTTTGCAGTTCGGTGTGTTCGATATATGCTCTGAACATTGACGATATCAATATTCGTGATCCGTTTATTCTCAATGACGGAAACAGATACTACATGTACTGTACCAAAGACACATTGGATGCCAACGGCTGTATCCGAGGTGGTGTGGTGGTTTATACCAGCACAAACCTTAAAGAATGGAAGGGGCCGTCACGTGTACTGACAATCCCGGACAGTAATGCTCTCAAAGGTTCGGTATGGGCTCCGGAAGTGCATAAATATAAAGGTCGCTATTACCTTTTTGCCACAATAACTAGCGATTTGAAATGGAAAAAGAGTACGGAAGGATGGCCGGAATACACATTTCGCGGCACACAAGTTTTTCATTCCGATTCTCCTTACGGACCATTTGTCCCGTTCGGGAAATATCCGCATACACAGCTTGATTATATGGCTCTTGACGGAACGTTATGGGTTGAGAACAACGTTCCTTACATGGTGTATTGCCACGAATGGGTGCAATTACATGGCGACGGTACTATGGAACTTGTTGAACTTAGTGAGGACCTTTCCCAAACCATAGGGACACCGATGGTTTTATTTAATGGCTCAGCTCCGGAATGGTCTGATGGTTTAATGATATCACAGGGGTTACCTAAAGGTTATATTACAGACGGTTGTTACCTATACCGGACTAAAACAGGACGTCTGCTGATGATTTGGTCGAGTTTCAACCATGGCAATTATGCTATAGGCATATCGGAATCCATTACCGGCTCGGTCAAAGGACCTTGGAAACATCAAGATATACCGCTGTTTCCGGACAACGGCGGGCATGGCATGATTTTCAAAACAACAGATGGCCAACTGTGCCTGGTTCTTCACCAGCCCAACAACCCGTCAGGGGCTGAACGGGCACGTATCTTCTATCTAGAAGATTGTGGCAACACTCTAAAACTAAAGAAATAA